The Spinacia oleracea cultivar Varoflay chromosome 2, BTI_SOV_V1, whole genome shotgun sequence DNA segment AAGCATGAATCTAGCAGTAGCTAATGGGAGATTATGTTGGGCCGTGGCTACAGTGAAGGAACCTAAAAGTAAGGGGGAAAAAGAAGGTGATCCTAAGGTAGTTCCTAAGAAGGTTGAAAAGGCTCCTAAGGTGGTTCCTAAGGTGCCAAAGGATGTTCCTCATGGTAAACGTAGGAGCATAAGGGTAGCCACTAGAGTTCCTAAGGTCATTGTTCCTCcggtgttcgttgacatatctTGTGACAATAAGGATGATGATGGGAACGTAGAGGTATTGGAGGACACtgttgaaattgaaaaggaggAAAAGGAACTTGCTATTATTGAAAAAACATCCACCCCTGTTCCTACATCAAAGGTGGATAGCCCTGTTCCTCAACCAAGGTACATCCCTGTTCCTCCCACTCCTACTGTTCCTTCTTCCTTTACTGGCTTTGGTGGGTTTGCTGCTTTTGGTTCTTCAAGTTCCTTAGGATCTCATGATCCCAATAaggaggaactcaaggaacaggTTATCAAGTTGAGAAAGGATATGGATAGAATGATACTGCTTCAAGAGTCCACAAATGCTAAGATACTACAACTCCATAATCAGGTTACAACTTTGTTATCTGGGGTTCAACCAATGGATTCAAGTCCTTCCCAAACTTGAGGATCTCTTTGCCAAAATCTAACCTTGTTCCATCCCAATTTCCCAGATcccaaatttttttttgtgtgtgtgctACATTacgctttatttttattttggaactttttctttattttttttggtttgtacTCCTTTCATGGGATACAGTTACATCCTTTatttcctttattttatttcctttatttttaGTGGAACTCATCAATGAACGTATCTCTAAAATCATGActagttatttattatgttttctaTTCAAATCTAGTACGTTGGAActtaactttgaggctaacttagtttaccaaccgttgatcggagggcgctctaatcggtatatattagtattgtgtatttctactttttgttaattccaacagggggaaatgaatgcaaacttaacttaaattgatcacttgaATCCGTCTCACTACTCACTTCTCGATGTAAgttcataaaattttatttctcgtttttaattttatgttcgtttattaaaattaatttgaattttccttaatttcatttCGGAAGCTTAAGattaattttcataaaaatactttatttaatttattgctttatagTTACGCTAATTGATTATTGTTgcatttagtgaaagtttgcttttgttgtcatcaccaaaaagggggaatattgttgaccctaaagttttgatgatgacaaagcaaactcctgacaattggttaagttatgttgcataataggttccgagatccttagagggataatgctaagttaaggagatcctgagtttgataaactaagcaacgtggaatataagcaagtaattgatccatgtcagacactacattgaagaaataatcattaagcaaggcgagatccttaggcgagttcctaaggcgagatcctcatatattatgtggatcctcgacgttccagagaaggaacaaattgggaagtcttcgagtgaagcttctaaaggtgcgacatgaagactacaacatatgagtttatgttttaggatttatgtaagtattcaataaagtttataagtaatttggtatgaaagggacatagtattttggtacgttttaaatgaaatatgttaactgtaattataaaagagttttaacttggaaaatctttttaataaataaaatgaatttaattaataaatgaaacataggattctgatttattctccttgtttctcaagtaaaagtttttccacgttctttgaaactctccccacgtatttctgtttaacgtacatttagtgttttgatttggtctcccttgtttctctccaactatgcccatgttactgagcagtaactgttagtgggtagttgaggagaacatgggtacccaaccctaattaaaactctcctataaaaggagaagagttttagcttttcaaaacacacaactgatctttgcaaaatatatcttaagagcttaaacgttttaaaagagaatcagttttcaaaagagtgtcccttgagttccttattactttgagctttattatgtactagagttttatatcaaattgtattttgggtttaagggttgagtgatccttaattgacttagagttaagtcaaagagaaacagagcgacttagagttaagtcaaagagaaaaggagcgacttagagttaagtcagagagagaaagaggagcacagtaatcaaaggggattgatgtggggaactcgtgttcgacaggaactcgagttaaagagtgtatttgtaataaaGTTATTGCGTTAATAcaaaaagagtagtgaggttcttcttgattagggtcaagaaggttcctccattttatatctttcttcgctcattattctcagtctctttattgtttaaattccgcaagaaacttacccaagttcccaagaaacaattcaccccccctcttgtcaagtgttcctactgaactatcaatAACAATCTAAAAAAGTTGCAGAAACAGAATCAGGTGTGTCCCTCCAAACACCATCCATACCATGAATACTATACACCTGGTTTTGAACATTTCTACTCCTTATACTTTGATGAAACAAAGCAGTGTTCTCATCACCAGCTTTAATCCAGTCTATCTTGGCTTTTTGTTTCAAAAAATCCAAATAAGCTTGATGTTGTATTCTGTAATTCTGAATAGCCACTAACTCCAAATCAGCAAGCTCCTGATTAGCAGGATCTAAATGCATGGCTTCCTGAGCAGCTACCATAGCATGATAAGCTTTTAAATCACTTGCCTAAATGTCTGAGAACCCCTTTTTATTGAGCTCTCTAAGAGCCAACTTAACTTTCTTCAATCTGGTAACAACAGTATACATCTTACTTCCATGAACATGCTGATTCCATTGATGTAGCACAATTCCAGCAAAATCTGGAGAGGACTTCCACATAGTGAAGTATCTAAATGGTTTTCTTCCTCCTGTGTGTCTTGGATACACAATGATCAAACCAGGTGAATAATCAAACTCACCCTCAGTCAAGAAACAAGCTTCTGCAGAGCAATAAGCACTTTGCCAAGCTGGATTAGACAGAACTCTATCCAACTTAGAAAAAACTCTAGCTGCCCCATATTGCTTGTTGTTCCAAGTAAACAGATTGCCAACACACATGATATCCTCCATACTACATACATGCATACAAGCATTGATATCAGTAATTTCAGCATGCCTCGCAGGGGCTCCTATTCTTTCTTCAACCCCCATCACACAGTTAAAATCCCCATATAAGATCCAAGGATCTTGAGAATTCAATTCCATCAAAGTTTTCCACAAATCTTTCCTCTGGGAactatcattaaatgcataaacaaaagtacaGAAAAAACTAGTCATGCCACTAACTGGGGTAACATGACAATGAATAAGCTGGCTTGTTACAGCAACAATGTTCACTGTAAAACAACCAGGCTTCCAGGCAACAAAAATTCTTCCAC contains these protein-coding regions:
- the LOC110795018 gene encoding uncharacterized protein, coding for MNINASFHNGGRIFVAWKPGCFTVNIVAVTSQLIHCHVTPVSGMTSFFCTFVYAFNDSSQRKDLWKTLMELNSQDPWILYGDFNCVMGVEERIGAPARHAEITDINACMHVCSMEDIMCVGNLFTWNNKQYGAARVFSKLDRVLSNPAWQSAYCSAEACFLTEGEFDYSPGLIIVYPRHTGGRKPFRYFTMWKSSPDFAGIVLHQWNQHVHGSKMYTVVTRLKKVKLALRELNKKGFSDI